The Candidatus Bathyarchaeota archaeon genome has a window encoding:
- a CDS encoding DUF47 family protein: MERWFARRRKSRVLELADRQMILATDTVVDLRKAVAAAAKNSKKEAESHIRHLSKIEHEIDELRRTIFEELTKNTMPPQDREDIMHLVKRLDEMADHVKDAARSVDMILKTKIPEIFWKPLVCIATKLVECAKILRRAIEALGTNPPEAKRLAITIDKIEGEIDEKYQEIKELLLQHSDEMNAATVLFLRDLAEEMEHVADSCDDTADYVRILASTREF; the protein is encoded by the coding sequence ATGGAAAGATGGTTTGCAAGAAGGCGAAAATCTAGGGTTCTTGAACTTGCAGATAGACAGATGATTCTGGCAACAGACACGGTTGTGGATTTGCGGAAAGCCGTGGCGGCGGCTGCGAAAAACAGCAAAAAAGAAGCTGAATCTCACATTAGGCATTTGTCTAAAATTGAACACGAGATTGATGAGCTGCGAAGGACAATTTTTGAAGAACTAACGAAAAACACGATGCCTCCTCAAGACCGCGAAGACATAATGCATCTTGTTAAAAGATTGGACGAGATGGCGGACCATGTTAAAGATGCGGCGAGAAGCGTTGATATGATACTTAAGACGAAGATTCCAGAGATTTTCTGGAAACCCCTTGTTTGCATAGCAACCAAACTAGTTGAATGTGCAAAGATCTTGCGTCGAGCAATTGAAGCGCTTGGAACAAACCCACCTGAAGCAAAAAGACTTGCAATAACGATTGACAAAATAGAGGGCGAAATCGACGAAAAATACCAAGAGATAAAGGAACTTCTTCTTCAACATTCAGACGAAATGAACGCGGCAACAGTGCTTTTCCTTCGAGACTTGGCAGAAGAAATGGAGCATGTAGCCGATTCATGTGATGACACTGCAGACTACGTGAGAATCCTTGCGTCTACAAGAGAATTCTAA
- a CDS encoding ATP-binding protein, with amino-acid sequence MSEEIRLSSKELKILSAFDKGKSSEEIAEQVEMTVAEVNEILEEAQKKRQQLVSESESSEVSFVYYRTIDATLNVPQRGSMKVGSQILKLLSEGTYSSPANSIKELISNSFDADATDVDISFDGNELIIKDNGKGMDYKDFDEEFVYISRSRKRDKGDFTEKFNRPIIGFIGIGFIAVSELCNLITITSTKKESDLVFKAKIDFSISREREAAEKEFYEVSQFELTNYKKVDKGYDLDEHFTEIRLKDLRPLFKEMLIDKEPFGSSSVTISKLLDHLEEKGNKTFSYLGEYWQFLIELAYISPVTYLADGPIKAVPEGSEEFQLIKKIKSTLSNYNFKVTFDGIELKKPLRFPMRKDPIIYELNYKVHPFKESKVVDGKTLSFEGYIYSQHGSISPKEYNGIITRIRNVSIGNPDTTLLGYPLTSNLVFRNWLFGEIYVTAGLEDAMTIDRSSFKFTHSHYQYLQEFIHNFLEREVFEYTLHDYYYAKKERKKKKTAEKQEKLLTQIIKKEVGETFDLELSSDKDQMPVVVDNKRQKVIINRNHSTFKQVKAHERPLIERLVMLIEISIEKSGGDMGKMRDLLLKLVRKWF; translated from the coding sequence ATGAGTGAAGAGATTAGACTATCTTCAAAAGAATTGAAAATTCTATCAGCCTTCGATAAGGGTAAATCTAGTGAGGAGATTGCTGAGCAAGTAGAAATGACTGTTGCAGAAGTTAATGAAATCTTGGAGGAAGCTCAGAAAAAACGGCAGCAACTCGTATCCGAATCAGAAAGCAGCGAAGTATCGTTCGTTTATTATCGTACCATAGATGCTACACTCAATGTTCCTCAAAGAGGTTCGATGAAAGTTGGAAGTCAGATTCTCAAACTTCTAAGTGAAGGAACATATAGTTCACCAGCTAATAGCATCAAAGAATTAATCAGCAATTCTTTTGATGCTGATGCTACAGATGTAGATATTTCGTTTGACGGTAACGAGTTAATTATTAAGGATAATGGGAAGGGAATGGACTACAAGGATTTCGATGAGGAGTTCGTTTATATAAGTCGATCAAGGAAAAGGGATAAAGGAGATTTTACTGAGAAATTCAATCGACCAATAATCGGCTTTATTGGTATTGGATTTATTGCAGTTTCTGAGCTCTGTAACTTGATTACAATAACCTCTACCAAGAAAGAGTCTGATTTGGTTTTTAAAGCTAAAATAGATTTTTCAATATCGCGAGAACGTGAAGCAGCTGAGAAAGAGTTCTATGAAGTCAGTCAGTTTGAATTAACTAATTACAAAAAGGTAGACAAGGGCTACGATTTAGATGAACATTTTACAGAAATTCGTCTAAAAGATCTTAGACCTTTATTCAAGGAAATGCTGATTGATAAAGAACCTTTCGGCTCCTCGTCTGTTACGATCAGCAAACTCTTAGATCACTTGGAGGAAAAAGGAAATAAGACTTTTTCCTATCTTGGTGAGTATTGGCAATTTCTGATAGAACTGGCATATATTTCTCCTGTAACTTATCTTGCTGATGGTCCAATAAAAGCCGTCCCCGAAGGATCGGAAGAGTTTCAGTTAATTAAAAAGATAAAATCCACACTCAGCAATTACAACTTCAAAGTCACCTTCGACGGTATAGAACTGAAAAAACCACTGCGATTCCCAATGCGTAAAGACCCAATTATTTATGAGTTAAATTACAAAGTGCATCCTTTTAAGGAGTCCAAAGTGGTAGATGGAAAGACTTTGTCTTTTGAAGGATATATCTACAGTCAACATGGAAGTATTAGTCCTAAAGAGTATAACGGGATAATAACAAGAATTAGAAACGTCTCAATAGGCAATCCTGATACTACTCTACTTGGTTATCCGTTGACCTCAAATCTAGTCTTCAGAAATTGGCTTTTTGGAGAAATCTATGTAACGGCGGGACTTGAAGATGCAATGACAATTGACAGGAGTTCATTCAAGTTTACCCACTCACACTATCAATACTTACAAGAGTTTATTCATAATTTTCTCGAAAGAGAGGTTTTCGAATATACATTACATGATTATTATTACGCGAAGAAGGAAAGAAAAAAGAAGAAGACCGCTGAAAAACAAGAAAAACTTCTTACGCAAATCATAAAAAAGGAAGTTGGAGAGACTTTCGACCTCGAACTATCTTCCGATAAAGATCAAATGCCTGTTGTTGTAGACAACAAACGTCAAAAAGTCATTATTAACAGAAATCATTCAACATTCAAACAAGTGAAAGCCCATGAGCGCCCATTGATTGAAAGATTGGTAATGCTAATAGAGATCTCTATTGAGAAGAGTGGAGGAGATATGGGGAAAATGAGAGACCTGCTCCTAAAACTCGTCAGAAAATGGTTCTAA
- a CDS encoding site-specific DNA-methyltransferase: MSPAESVFKLHNCDVRKFKQFLESRGSYKKFVDVTITSPPYFDLKSYGYKNQIGYGQEFSDYMNDLGKLFSQIKDVTNDTGSLWIIVDDFSKRGKLVNLPFKLAEKMENIGWKLTDILIWKKDKTLPWSSKGQLRNIFEYILFFTKTGNFKFYGDRIRNFDISQLKEWWVKYPERYNPNGALPTNVWEFPVPTQGKWGHTSLRHFNPLPPKMIERIILLTTDANLQKKDIVLDPFAGSGSVLAVADYLGRRWFGFEKNKQYCEMFENSVLQLIKNEMMIEDEKKSEIKVLHSEFQNKIKYLRLVKFPKSLFRKALQEKILNFKQNTVNTIFALSVEPTDKEKSALPKNKFMVEEIFIISNYNGDLESIEGQLTEVASKEPLSKFGIEPKIFVLNKNDFTSKYGSVLENARLWLYLSGRVYKLRKAITFSQWSLENSEDHWKDYSKNNIPPIITNIKVYQEVPTTWESKEKKFNRLKVKYKNAIGIN; encoded by the coding sequence ATGTCACCTGCTGAGTCCGTTTTTAAACTCCACAATTGCGACGTTCGTAAATTTAAACAGTTTTTGGAAAGTCGCGGCAGTTACAAAAAATTTGTCGATGTGACCATTACCTCTCCTCCCTATTTTGATTTAAAGAGTTACGGATATAAGAATCAAATCGGATACGGTCAAGAATTTTCTGACTACATGAACGATCTTGGGAAGTTATTCAGTCAAATTAAAGATGTAACAAATGATACGGGGTCATTATGGATAATTGTTGACGACTTCAGTAAGAGAGGCAAACTAGTTAATCTACCGTTTAAACTTGCTGAGAAGATGGAAAACATTGGATGGAAATTAACTGATATCTTGATATGGAAAAAAGACAAAACATTACCGTGGTCAAGTAAGGGTCAACTACGTAACATTTTTGAATATATCCTTTTTTTTACAAAAACAGGGAATTTCAAATTCTACGGCGATCGGATAAGAAACTTCGACATCTCCCAATTGAAGGAGTGGTGGGTGAAATATCCAGAACGTTACAATCCTAATGGTGCCCTGCCTACAAACGTTTGGGAATTTCCCGTCCCAACCCAAGGTAAATGGGGACATACATCCCTTCGACATTTTAATCCTCTTCCCCCGAAAATGATTGAAAGAATCATATTACTAACGACAGACGCTAACTTGCAAAAGAAGGATATCGTTTTGGATCCCTTTGCAGGGTCAGGCTCCGTTCTTGCAGTAGCTGATTATTTAGGAAGACGTTGGTTCGGATTCGAAAAAAATAAGCAGTATTGTGAAATGTTTGAGAACTCTGTTCTTCAATTGATAAAGAATGAGATGATGATTGAGGATGAAAAAAAATCCGAAATCAAGGTATTACATTCAGAATTCCAGAACAAAATAAAGTATCTTAGGTTGGTGAAATTTCCAAAGAGTTTATTTAGAAAAGCTCTTCAGGAGAAGATTTTGAATTTTAAACAAAATACAGTAAACACAATTTTTGCTTTAAGCGTAGAACCAACCGATAAAGAAAAATCAGCGTTACCCAAAAACAAATTCATGGTTGAAGAAATTTTCATAATATCAAACTATAATGGTGACCTTGAATCAATAGAAGGTCAACTTACTGAAGTTGCTTCTAAAGAGCCCTTGTCAAAATTCGGGATTGAACCTAAAATTTTTGTTCTAAACAAAAACGATTTCACGTCCAAATATGGATCTGTATTAGAAAACGCTAGGCTATGGTTATACCTTTCTGGAAGAGTATATAAACTTAGAAAGGCAATAACGTTCTCACAATGGTCTTTAGAAAATTCAGAAGATCATTGGAAGGATTACTCAAAAAATAATATACCTCCAATAATCACCAATATCAAAGTTTACCAGGAGGTTCCTACGACCTGGGAATCAAAAGAAAAAAAGTTTAATCGCTTAAAGGTCAAGTATAAAAATGCCATAGGGATAAACTGA
- a CDS encoding radical SAM protein, translating to MSFLRKAFKHSKIPTGRYTYRGVGDFARMALQLRVEPSGQGLLVINANTVLYLNETATAHAYFLMQGIPVEEAVKNIRKIYRVKTETAREEHEKLIFSISTLAQTEEVCPISYLDVKQVEPFTQPLSAPLRMDLALTFQCQNNCIHCYAGGPHKTAELTTQQWREVINKLEQIGVFIATFTGGEPTLREDLAELLKHAQETGIVTGLITNGRRLQNKKYVESLENAGLDFTQITLESHKAVIHDKITGKKGSWKETVAGIKNAVNTQIYVTTNTTLNKYNAADFLDTIDFIKKLGIATFGCNSLIYSGKAIQVSDEFALSIETLKELLPKIREKAGHLGLKFLWYTPTQYCRLDPVKLGLGVKSCTAALINMCVAPNGDVYPCQSYFESLGNILKDNWKKIWKHPLALQLRNREYAEPKCKDCPQLHICGGGCPLELQKDKYLCAEA from the coding sequence TTGAGTTTCCTTCGGAAAGCCTTCAAACATTCCAAGATCCCTACGGGTCGCTACACGTACAGAGGAGTTGGAGATTTCGCAAGGATGGCCTTGCAGCTTCGAGTGGAGCCCAGCGGCCAAGGACTACTGGTCATCAACGCCAACACCGTTCTGTATCTAAATGAAACCGCAACAGCCCACGCCTACTTTCTAATGCAGGGAATCCCAGTGGAAGAAGCAGTCAAGAACATAAGGAAAATTTATCGTGTAAAAACGGAGACAGCCCGTGAAGAACATGAAAAACTAATTTTTTCAATAAGCACCCTTGCACAAACTGAAGAAGTTTGTCCAATTTCATATCTTGACGTAAAGCAAGTTGAACCCTTCACGCAACCACTGTCTGCCCCCCTAAGAATGGATCTGGCATTAACCTTTCAATGTCAAAACAACTGCATCCACTGTTATGCTGGCGGACCCCACAAAACCGCCGAACTCACAACCCAACAATGGAGAGAAGTCATCAACAAACTGGAGCAGATTGGAGTATTCATCGCAACCTTCACGGGCGGAGAACCAACCCTGCGAGAAGACCTGGCTGAACTGTTAAAACATGCCCAAGAAACAGGCATAGTAACGGGGCTCATCACGAATGGAAGAAGACTACAAAACAAAAAATACGTAGAATCCTTGGAAAACGCGGGATTAGACTTTACCCAAATAACCCTAGAATCACACAAAGCCGTCATCCACGACAAAATCACCGGCAAGAAAGGAAGCTGGAAAGAAACCGTTGCCGGAATCAAAAACGCAGTGAACACACAAATCTATGTTACAACAAACACCACACTCAACAAATACAACGCAGCCGATTTCTTAGACACCATAGATTTCATTAAGAAGCTAGGCATCGCAACTTTTGGCTGCAACAGCCTAATATACTCTGGAAAAGCCATCCAAGTAAGCGACGAATTTGCCCTATCAATTGAAACGTTGAAAGAGCTTCTTCCCAAGATCAGAGAAAAAGCAGGCCATCTTGGACTAAAATTTCTGTGGTACACACCGACTCAGTACTGCCGCCTCGATCCTGTCAAACTAGGTTTAGGTGTAAAATCCTGCACAGCCGCGTTAATTAACATGTGCGTTGCACCCAACGGCGACGTTTACCCATGCCAAAGCTATTTTGAAAGCCTAGGCAACATTCTCAAAGATAACTGGAAAAAAATTTGGAAACACCCCCTCGCCCTACAACTTAGAAACAGAGAATATGCAGAACCAAAATGCAAAGACTGCCCGCAGCTACACATTTGCGGAGGCGGGTGCCCCCTAGAGCTCCAAAAAGACAAATACTTATGCGCTGAAGCCTAA